From Tepidimicrobium xylanilyticum, the proteins below share one genomic window:
- a CDS encoding DNA polymerase III subunit alpha codes for MVNGKGFVHLHVHTEYSLLDGSTRIGELLDRTKELGMDTIAITDHGSMFGVVEFYKQAKKRGIKPILGSEVYIAINKYTEREPKDKNQYHLVLLAENDKGYQNLMKIVSEGYVNGFYYKPRVDHDVLEKYSEGIIALSGCIGGEIPSSLLEGNYKRAKELALKYKEVFGQDNFFLEIQDHGMEEQKRINEQLIKLSREIGIPLVATNDVHYLKQEDSIIHDVLLCIQTGKTINDTDRMKFPTNEFYLKSPKEMEYIFGHVKDALGNTLWIGERCNVTLDFNTLHLPEFKVPEGYTNVEYLKKLCLEGLEKRYEELTPEIMDRFNFEFNTIVEMGYVDYFLIVWDFIKFAKDNGIMVGPGRGSAAGSIVSYALEIIDIDPLEYDLLFERFLNPERVSMPDIDIDFCYERREEVIDYVVRKYGEDRVAQIITFGTMAARGAIRDVGRAINMSYGEVDYIAKQIPMELGMTISKALEVNKTLRQLYESREDIKNLIDLAMAVEGLPRHTSTHAAGVVISKEPITTYVPLARNNDAITTQFNMIELEELGLLKMDFLGLRTLTVIRDAVNLIEKNHGVKIDFSKFTYDDPKVLEMFAKGETLGIFQFESAGMRQFLKELKPNMFENLIAANSLFRPGPMNQIPQYIQNKNNPDKIEYLHPKLKPILEVTYGCIVYQEQVMQIVRDIGGFTMGGADLLRRAMGKKKMDVMEKERKRFIYGETNEKGEVVIKGALRNGVDEKTANKIYDLMIDFAKYAFNKSHSAAYAVVAYRTAWLKYYYPVEFMAALISSVIGDTNSVSLYIQECKRLGIEILPPDINESYKKFTVVDGRIRFGLMAVKNVGENFIDVIIKAREDGPFTSFTDFCERIEKIDPSVMNKRAVESLIKCGAMGSLGGNRAQLLAIFEKTMDGIHADRKRNIEGQFSMFDTIDTSITKDNLPDLKEFPQRNLLAMEKEMLGIYISGHPLKPYEKELNKISTISTSELVQAQDQIENNLNVDIEGKRVVIGGIIVSKKNKITKNNNMMAFITLEDLYGAVECIVFPAIYERYNQLIEEDNLVVIEGNVSLSEEEEPKIICERIITLNRYKTEKIYLRIPKEKPLNTFNAIKRVLSKYKGETPVYVYLERDNKTVMANRDLWVDVEQAQLFNELVEILGKDNIKVS; via the coding sequence ATAGTTTCAGAAGGATATGTAAATGGTTTTTATTATAAACCAAGGGTGGACCATGATGTATTAGAAAAATATAGTGAAGGAATAATCGCCTTAAGCGGATGCATTGGGGGAGAAATACCTAGCAGCCTGCTAGAAGGGAACTATAAAAGGGCAAAGGAACTAGCTCTTAAATATAAAGAGGTATTTGGCCAGGATAATTTTTTCCTAGAGATACAGGACCACGGTATGGAAGAACAGAAAAGGATAAATGAACAGCTCATAAAACTAAGCAGGGAAATAGGAATACCTTTGGTAGCAACTAATGATGTTCACTATTTAAAACAAGAAGATTCTATAATCCATGATGTACTTTTATGTATCCAGACTGGGAAAACCATTAATGATACGGATAGGATGAAATTCCCTACCAATGAATTCTATTTAAAGTCTCCGAAAGAGATGGAATATATTTTTGGGCATGTAAAGGATGCTTTAGGAAATACATTGTGGATTGGAGAAAGATGTAATGTCACTTTAGATTTTAATACATTACATTTGCCAGAATTTAAAGTACCCGAAGGATATACTAATGTAGAATACTTAAAAAAACTGTGTTTAGAGGGATTAGAGAAAAGATATGAAGAGCTGACACCAGAGATAATGGACAGGTTCAATTTTGAATTTAATACCATAGTAGAAATGGGATATGTGGATTATTTTCTAATAGTTTGGGATTTTATAAAATTTGCCAAGGATAATGGAATTATGGTTGGTCCTGGTAGAGGATCTGCTGCAGGAAGTATCGTATCTTATGCTTTAGAGATTATAGATATAGATCCATTGGAGTATGACCTATTATTTGAAAGGTTTTTAAACCCTGAGAGGGTGTCTATGCCCGATATAGACATAGATTTTTGCTACGAGAGAAGGGAAGAGGTAATAGATTATGTAGTGAGAAAGTATGGAGAGGACAGGGTAGCACAAATAATTACTTTTGGAACCATGGCTGCACGTGGTGCCATACGAGATGTAGGAAGAGCTATAAATATGTCCTATGGAGAAGTGGATTATATAGCAAAGCAAATTCCTATGGAGCTGGGTATGACAATTTCAAAGGCCCTAGAGGTAAATAAGACCTTAAGGCAACTTTATGAATCGAGGGAAGATATAAAGAATTTAATAGATTTGGCCATGGCAGTAGAGGGATTACCAAGACATACTTCCACTCATGCAGCAGGAGTTGTAATTTCAAAGGAACCCATTACTACTTATGTGCCTTTAGCTAGAAACAACGATGCTATAACCACCCAATTTAATATGATTGAATTAGAGGAATTAGGCCTTTTGAAGATGGATTTTTTAGGCTTAAGAACCCTTACCGTAATAAGAGATGCGGTGAATTTAATAGAGAAAAACCATGGGGTAAAAATAGATTTTTCTAAATTTACCTATGATGACCCTAAGGTTTTAGAAATGTTTGCTAAGGGGGAAACCTTAGGCATATTCCAGTTTGAATCTGCTGGTATGAGACAATTTTTGAAGGAATTAAAACCTAATATGTTTGAAAATTTAATAGCTGCTAATTCCCTGTTTAGGCCAGGACCAATGAATCAGATTCCACAGTATATTCAAAATAAGAATAATCCAGATAAGATAGAATATCTACATCCTAAGCTAAAACCTATTTTAGAAGTAACTTATGGTTGTATAGTCTACCAAGAACAGGTTATGCAGATAGTAAGGGATATTGGTGGATTTACAATGGGTGGAGCAGACCTATTAAGACGTGCTATGGGTAAGAAGAAAATGGATGTAATGGAGAAGGAGAGGAAAAGATTTATTTATGGAGAAACCAATGAAAAGGGAGAGGTAGTGATTAAGGGAGCTTTAAGAAACGGTGTAGATGAAAAGACTGCCAATAAGATATATGATTTAATGATAGACTTTGCTAAATATGCTTTTAACAAAAGCCATTCAGCTGCTTATGCTGTAGTAGCTTATAGAACTGCTTGGCTTAAATATTATTACCCTGTAGAATTTATGGCTGCCCTTATAAGTAGCGTTATTGGGGATACCAATTCAGTTTCCCTATATATTCAGGAGTGTAAAAGACTGGGGATTGAGATATTACCTCCTGATATAAATGAAAGCTATAAAAAATTTACAGTTGTAGATGGTAGGATTAGATTTGGATTAATGGCTGTAAAGAATGTTGGAGAAAACTTTATAGATGTAATCATAAAAGCCAGAGAAGATGGGCCTTTTACAAGCTTTACAGATTTCTGTGAAAGAATTGAAAAAATCGACCCTTCAGTAATGAATAAAAGAGCAGTAGAAAGTTTAATAAAGTGTGGTGCTATGGGCAGTTTAGGTGGGAATAGGGCTCAACTTTTAGCAATCTTTGAAAAGACCATGGACGGAATCCATGCAGATAGGAAGAGGAATATAGAAGGACAATTTTCAATGTTTGATACAATAGATACTAGTATTACTAAGGATAATTTGCCTGATTTAAAGGAATTTCCTCAAAGAAATTTGTTAGCAATGGAGAAGGAAATGTTGGGGATCTATATTAGCGGTCATCCATTAAAACCCTATGAAAAGGAATTGAATAAAATATCTACAATAAGCACTTCTGAATTAGTACAAGCTCAAGATCAAATAGAGAACAATTTGAATGTAGATATAGAGGGAAAAAGGGTTGTAATTGGTGGTATTATCGTTTCCAAGAAGAATAAGATCACTAAAAACAACAATATGATGGCCTTTATAACCTTGGAGGATCTATATGGTGCTGTTGAGTGTATTGTTTTTCCAGCCATATATGAAAGATATAATCAGTTAATAGAAGAAGATAATCTGGTGGTAATTGAAGGAAATGTAAGTTTAAGTGAAGAGGAAGAACCTAAAATTATATGTGAAAGGATTATCACATTAAATAGATATAAGACAGAGAAGATATATTTAAGAATACCGAAGGAAAAGCCACTAAATACGTTTAATGCGATAAAGAGGGTACTATCTAAATACAAAGGAGAAACTCCAGTTTACGTATATTTGGAAAGGGATAATAAAACTGTAATGGCAAATAGGGATTTATGGGTAGATGTAGAACAAGCTCAATTATTCAATGAATTAGTTGAAATATTGGGTAAAGATAATATTAAAGTTTCATAA